In Apium graveolens cultivar Ventura chromosome 10, ASM990537v1, whole genome shotgun sequence, the following are encoded in one genomic region:
- the LOC141692182 gene encoding uncharacterized protein LOC141692182: MALIDNRINDRRDCILGAARGNLTYQKFMFTVYPKFGFSLETKNIDQILSFVHDFKSHNLMNASDKVFSLTYVIAYALTNSHHSIDYKKNEYIELDDVFSEIGYVEEQQFSDISHLDNSWAIDIAKNKPIIGQKLRMSFRGRTLEIGESSNTSNKELLHSMSRRVDDLCQKPDHL; the protein is encoded by the coding sequence ATGGCTTTAATAGATAATAGAATCAATGACCGAAGAGATTGTATTTTAGGTGCTGCTAGAGGTAATTTAACATACCAAAAATTCATGTTTACTGTCTATCCTAAATTTGGTTTTAGTTTAGAAACTAAAAATATtgatcagatattatcttttgtGCATGACTTTAAAAGCCATAATCTGATGAATGCAAGTGATAAAGTATTTAGCTTAACTTATGTTATTGCTTATGCTTTAACCAATAGTCACCATAGCATCGACTATAAGAAAAATGAATATATCGAATTGGACGATGTATTCTCAGAAATAGGATATGTGGAAGAACAACAATTTTCAGATATCAGTCATTTAGATAATTCTTGGGCAATTGATATTGCAAAGAATAAGCCAATTATAGGACAAAAACTTAGAATGAGTTTTAGAGGAAGAACCTTAGAGATTGGTGAATCTTCTAATACCTCTAATAAAGAACTACTTCATAGCATGTCCAGAAGAGTTGATGATTTATGTCAGAAACCGGATCATCTGTAG